In Ascochyta rabiei chromosome 2, complete sequence, one genomic interval encodes:
- a CDS encoding HIR complex subunit, with amino-acid sequence MHLIKPQWLTHPGDLKDFEVYSCHVSPDGKRLVTAAGDGYVRIWSTEAILNSNNPEYTKPRQLAAVSHHSGTIHAVRFSSNGKYLASGADDKIVCVYALDPNAPTHAAFGSNEAPPVENWRVIRRLIGHDNDVQDIGWSFDSSILVSVGLDSKVVVWSGHSFEKLKTLSNHQSHVKGITFDPANKYFATASDDRTIKVYRFNSPPSNATQQDQVNNFMLEHTITTPFQTSPLTTYFRRCSWSPDGAHIAAANATNGPVSSVAILARGTWDGDISLVGHEGPVEVAAFSPRLFYKDPPKEIDGTVYQPTVTIVACAGQDKCLSVWNTSFPRPFMISQELAGKSISDLAWAPGGEVLYATSLDGSILTLVFETGELGYPASLDENDKTLSKFGAGRRVGIVEGTDALLLEESAKSGELKGVQGRMGALMGDGGAVQPPTITTNGTNGVSPSAALTNGAATPVAPAAPAEPPADQRVEKLKQRVTVTKEGKKRIAPMLVSSSSGVGASSLPQTQLLSAATTSVGRSDNPHNILDLSKPYDGFPKGGLASMLVGNKRKFAEIEGDEDRQVERRLAATVRSGGAAIVLNSENGLVPPAAAASKSAEHEPAKVLRPAIVSPSLSVSQVRLAVPKVRSVIVRTMDGSEPPQQNGVDPNTGKAELTDTVILEARNATGPSRTGRFQDHDPVRISCTKKGQALWQDYLPKAVLLVTGNTNFFAAACEDGSVYAWSPAGRRTLNAMILEAQPVIMDCRGWWLMAISAIGMCYVWNLKDMSAPHPPISVAPILDVAAHTQGPHLTKSPGIVFARLNSEGRIIIAMSNGDGYTYNPNMYIWQRISEPWFAVGSQYWNTTDSSLGNIRSSQEKNAPKEKDDQVSLENISAGIIPSLERNTTNQFLLQGRAFYLQRLIKALISAEGYETFESCVSVAHLENRVAAAKTLGAREEFKIYLAMYVKRIGAEGLKGKIEELLRSLSGDLLAEDEGESKDADTTDNSVCGWKKEDLLKEAVLILGKHRDLQRITVPYARLLGIVHEHQQQDEAMVTDL; translated from the exons ATGCATTTGATCAAGCCGCAGTGGTTGACCCACCCAG GTGATCTGAAGGACTTTGAAGTATACAGCTGCCATGTCTCGCCCGATGGAAAGCGCCTTGTCACCGCCGCCGGAG ACGGCTACGTGCGAATATGGTCCACCGAAGCCATTCTGAATTCGAACAATCCTGAATACACCAAACCGAGGCAGCTCGCAGCTGTTAGCCACCACTCGGGCACGATCCACGCGGTGCGATTCTCCTCGAACGGCAAATATCTAGCATCCGGTGCAGACGACAAGATCGTGTGTGTCTATGCGCTAGATCCGAACGCACCTACACATGCTGCTTTTG GCTCAAACGAAGCGCCGCCCGTCGAGAACTGGCGCGTCATTCGCCGCCTCATTGGTCACGACAACGATGTGCAGGACATTGGTTGGTCTTTTGATTCGTCCATCCTGGTATCAGTGGGATTGGATTCAAAAGTAGTGGTCTGGTCAGGGCACTCCTTCGAGAAACTGAAGACGCTGTCAAATCACCAGAGTCACGTCAAGGGCATCACGTTCGACCCCGCGAACAAGTACTTTGCGACTGCAAGCGACGACCGTACCATCAAAGTCTACCGTTTCAACTCTCCGCCATCGAATGCTACCCAGCAGGACCAAGTCAACAACTTCATGCTCGAACACACCATTACCACGCCGTTCCAAACCTCGCCTCTTACCACCTACTTTCGTCGTTGCTCTTGGTCGCCAGATGGAGCTCACATCGCCGCTGCGAACGCTACCAACGGACCAGTGAGCTCTGTTGCAATCCTTGCCCGTGGAACATGGGACGGCGACATCAGCCTGGTCGGTCACGAAGGGCCAGTGGAGGTAGCTGCTTTCTCGCCCCGACTGTTCTACAAGGACCCACCCAAAGAGATTGATGGCACTGTGTACCAACCGACGGTGACAATCGTCGCCTGCGCAGGCCAAGACAAGTGCCTGAGTGTATGGAATACGAGCTTTCCCAGACCCTTCATGATCTCACAAGAATTGGCCGGCAAGTCCATCTCAGATCTGGCGTGGGCACCAGGCGGAGAGGTCTTGTACGCTACGAGTCTGGACGGCAGTATCCTGACGCTGGTGTTTGAGACTGGGGAGCTTGGCTACCCTGCATCGTTGGACGAGAACGACAAAACGTTATCGAAATTTGGTGCAGGTCGAAGAGTTGGGATCGTCGAAGGCACAGATGCACTGCTACTCGAAGAAAGTGCTAAAAGTGGAGAGCTGAAGGGCGTACAGGGTCGCATGGGAGCACTGATGGGTGACGGCGGTGCAGTACAGCCTCCAACGATCACCACGAATGGCACCAACGGCGTATCGCCATCAGCAGCTCTCACGAACGGAGCCGCCACTCCAGTTGCGCCAGCAGCGCCGGCCGAGCCTCCTGCAGACCAGCGAGTCGAGAAGCTCAAGCAGCGAGTGACGGTGACCAAAGAGGGCAAAAAGCGTATAGCACCGATGCTTGTCTCTTCATCGTCAGGTGTTGGCGCATCGTCGTTACCACAGACGCAATTGCTCTCTGCAGCAACCACATCAGTGGGCAGAAGCGACAACCCACACAATATATTGGACCTCTCGAAGCCATACGATGGTTTTCCCAAGGGTGGACTCGCATCCATGCTGGTCGGCAACAAGAGAAAGTTTGCAGAGATCGAGGGCGATGAGGACCGACAAGTCGAGCGAAGACTAGCCGCTACCGTTCGATCAGGTGGTGCTGCTATCGTGCTCAACAGTGAGAACGGTCTCGTgcctcctgctgctgctgcttcaaAGAGTGCTGAACACGAACCTGCTAAAGTCTTGCGACCGGCCATCGTAAGTCCTTCACTGAGCGTCAGCCAGGTGCGACTCGCAGTGCCCAAAGTCAGGAGTGTCATTGTCCGCACGATGGATGGCAGCGAACCGCCGCAGCAGAATGGAGTCGACCCCAATACAGGGAAGGCCGAACTTACAGACACAGTCATACTGGAAGCGCGAAACGCTACTGGACCATCTCGCACGGGTCGATTCCAAGACCATGACCCTGTGAGAATAAGCTGTACGAAAAAAGGCCAAGCACTATGGCAGGATTACCTACCAAAGGCAGTACTTCTGGTGACTGGCAATACCAACTTCTTCGCAGCAGCTTGTGAAGACGGATCTGTGTATGCATGGTCACCAGCAGGTCGTCGAACGCTCAACGCCATGATCCTGGAAGCACAACCTGTTATCATGGATTGTCGTGGCTGGTGGTTGATGGCCATATCAGCAATCGGTATGTGTTATGTGTGGAATCTTAAGGACATGTCTGCGCCTCATCCACCAATCTCAGTCGCACCAATCCTAGACGTTGCGGCGCACACCCAAGGTCCTCATCTCACAAAATCTCCTGGTATTGTGTTTGCGCGCCTCAACTCTGAAGGCAGGATCATCATTGCCATGTCGAACGGTGATGGCTATACGTACAACCCCAACATGTACATCTGGCAACGGATATCAGAACCATGGTTCGCTGTTGGGAGCCAGTACTGGAATACTACGGATTCTTCTCTCGGTAACATACGATCGTCACAGGAGAAGAATGCTCCGAAAGAGAAGGATGACCAAGTCTCCTTGGAGAACATATCAGCGGGTATTATACCGTCGCTGGAACGCAACACGACAAACCAGTTTTTGCTCCAGGGCCGAGCGTTCTATCTTCAACGTCTTATCAAAGCGCTCATCTCTGCGGAGGGATACGAGACCTTTGAAAGCTGTGTTAGCGTCGCACATCTTGAAAACAGAGTCGCTGCAGCTAAGACACTGGGGGCGCGTGAAGAGTTCAAGATCTACCTGGCCATGTATGTTAAACGCATTGGTGCTGAGGGGCTCAAGGGCAAGATCGAGGAACTACTGCGAAGCCTGTCTGGCGATCTTCTTGCTGAGGATGAAGGTGAAAGCAAGGACGCAGATACGACAGACAACAGCGTTTGCGGATGGAAGAAGGAGGATCTCTTGAAAGAAGCGGTGTTGATCCTTG GTAAACACCGCGACCTCCAGCGCATCACTGTACCATATGCACGTCTTCTTGGTATCGTTCATGAGCATCAGCAGCAGGACGAGGCTATGGTCACCGATCTGTAG
- a CDS encoding Arf GTPase arf1: protein MGLTFSKLFDKLWGKKEMRILMVGLDAAGKTTILYKLKLGEIVTTIPTIGFNVETVEYKNISFTVWDVGGQDKIRPLWRHYFQNTQGIIFVVDSNDRDRVVEAREELQRMLNEDELRDALLLVFANKQDLPNAMNAAEITDKLGLHSLRQRAWYIQSTCATSGDGLYEGLEWLSNSLRKAGHN from the exons ATGGGTCTCACATTCTCGAAGCTTTTCGATAAGCTATGGGGAAAGAAGGAGATGCGCATTCTGATGGTCGGTCTCGACGCTGCCGGAAAGACGACAATTCTCTACAAGCTCAAGCTCGGTGAAATCGTCACCACTATCCCCACCATTG GTTTCAACGTCGAGACAGTCGAGTACAAGAACATCTCGTTCACCGTGTGGGATGTCGGTGGTCAGGACAAGATCCGTCCTCTCTGGAGGCATTACTTCCAGAACACCCAGGGTATCATCTTCGTCGTCGACAGCAACGATCGCGATCGTGTTGTTGAGGCGCGCGAGGAACTCCAGCGAATGCTGAACGAGGACGAGCTGAGGGACGCTCTTCTCCTTGTCTTCGCTAACAAGCAGGATTTGCCC AACGCCATGAACGCTGCTGAGATCACcgacaagcttggtcttcaCAGCCTCCGACAACGCGCCTGG TACATCCAGTCGACTTGCGCTACATCCGGTGACGGTCTGTACGAGGGCCTTGAGTGGTTGTCCAACTCTCTCCGCAAGGCCGGCCACAACTAA
- a CDS encoding Paf1 complex component, whose product MSDAGSDAAKGLSDDEVGGPVAPAESENGGTPRDTVEENGLDDDDDDLFGDGGDADEEPAVEQRQLDDEELDSGDDEGRADRAPQAAEYEQEQQTLSFMETDLARHAVPEPSDGELYLLKVPRFLAFEPTAFNHKTFQPPTTDHHSKFAASEHFSAYDTAMSTIRWRRSPSNHAELQSNARVLRWSDGSLTLQLASDPTTQFDIDANALAPPQVNPKIPTPTSTKRSAKGDKESYTYLVAPYEEAQIMRVTNKFTTALSVVPATNLKDAALEKLQNDLAAAATRGRDEADQAISFVNVDEDPDLIRQREEATFKERQRQARAREKHAERQAERANRGAGGRTGGRTAGLSIGDLEDDDGAPRTKKPRAKTGLRRDWSDDEDYGRGAGRNREDDYDEEDDFIAASDEEPEIVEDDDDPDEGIMASPKRKSGGNDDDDDDDEVVPSNRTKRRRVVDDDEDDE is encoded by the exons ATGTCCGATGCGGGTAGCGATGCTGCGAAGGGCCTCTCAGATGACGAAGTTGGTGGACCAGTCGCGCCAGCAGAGAGCGAAAACGGAGGAACACCACGTGATACGGTAGAAGAGAATGGGctggacgacgacgatgatgatcTGTTCGGTGATGGCGGTGATGCAGATGAAGAGCCAGCAGT CGAACAACGCCAACTCGACGATGAAGAGCTTGATTCGGGTGACGACGAGGGCCGCGCAGACCGGGCGCCACAAGCTGCCGAGTATGAGCAAGAGCAGCAGACGCTGTCTTTCATGGAGACAGATCTTGCGCGACACGCCGTACCAGAGCCTAGCGATGGCGAGCTTTACCTACTGAAGGTGCCGCGCTTCCTGGCGTTCGAGCCGACTGCTTTCAACCACAAAACTTTCCAGCCACCGACGACAGATCACCACTCCAAGTTTGCTGCATCCGAGCACTTTTCCGCCTACGATACCGCCATGTCCACAATTCGATGGCGACGATCGCCCTCCAACCACGCCGAGCTACAGTCGAATGCACGCGTCCTGCGCTGGTCTGACGGCTCGCTGACTCTGCAGCTTGCCAGCGACCCTACCACACAGTTTGACATTGACGCGAACGCACTGGCTCCCCCGCAGGTCAATCCCAAAATTCCCACACCAACTTCGACGAAGCGGAGCGCAAAGGGCGACAAGGAGAGCTACACATACCTTGTTGCGCCGTATGAGGAGGCCCAGATCATGCGCGTGACTAACAAGTTCACGACTGCGCTGAGTGTTGTCCCTGCAACGAACTTGAAAGATGCTGCGCTCGAGAAGTTGCAGAACGACTTGGCAGCTGCAGCAACCCGTGGCCGAGATGAAGCTGACCAAGCCATCTCTTTCGTCAACGTCGATGAAGATCCCGATCTTATTAGGCAACGAGAAGAGGCGACTTTTAAGGAGAGGCAGCGACAAGCTAGAGCGAGGGAGAAGCACGCCGAGCGCCAGGCCGAGCGCGCGAACCGTGGTGCTGGGGGACGCACTGGAGGGCGCACAGCAGGTCTCAGCATTGGCGATCTCGAAGATGACGACGGCGCACCACGAACGAAGAAGCCGCGCGCAAAGACTGGTCTACGACGAGACTGGAGCGACGACGAAGACTACGGCCGAGGTGCTGGCAGAAACCGCGAGGACGATTACGACGAGGAGGACGATTTCATCGCCGCCAGTGACGAGGAGCCAGAAATCgtcgaagacgacgacgacccAGATGAAGGCATCATGGCGAGTCCAAAGCGGAAGAGCGGCggcaacgacgacgacgatgatgacgacgagGTGGTCCCCAGCAATCGGACAAAACGGAGACGAGTCGTGgatgacgacgaagacgatgaGTAA